The following proteins are co-located in the Telopea speciosissima isolate NSW1024214 ecotype Mountain lineage chromosome 9, Tspe_v1, whole genome shotgun sequence genome:
- the LOC122639687 gene encoding probable serine/threonine-protein kinase At1g54610, which translates to MGCLCFKSSAIEDSRESPRDRLSSKSSTDLLRVPRAASSRREEIFRAKDRPDGRDGRVVLVEKQGNGSIRLHSENFERKREKTEYGVTQHPTMGSIPKATEGEQVAAGWPAWLAAVAGEAIKGWVPRRADSFEKLDKIGQGTYSNVYRARDLDQGKIVALKKVRFDNLEPESVRFMAREIHILRRLDHPNIIKLEGLVTSRMSCSLYLVFEYMEHDLAGLASYPGLKFTEQQVKCYMQQLLRGLDHCHSRGILHRDIKGSNLLIDNAGILKIADFGLASFFDPHQTQPLTSRVITLWYRPPELLLGASHYGVAVDLWSTGCILAELYAGKPIMPGRTEVEQLHKIFKLCGSPSEEYWRKSKLPHATIFKPQQPYRRCVAELFKDFPAPALGLMETLLSIDPVDRGTAASALKSEFFTMKPLACDPSSLPKYPPSKEFDAKIRDEEARRQGVVGSKAQRSDLERKGPRESRAVPAPDANAELVLSMQKRQGQPNSKSRSEKFNPHQEEVASGFPIEPPRQSQAEEAIKDPQGNLHKRASHSGPLVHRSAWAKAGRNLDDAPKVSTGSDLSALSSLVAARNLFPPDRKDKSGPSQPDVASLMGRLPGSLNDPKESNRRQDRKHHAQVLVGSYQEEEEKTSNKGPILGYGSRGNKSHYSGPLLVPSGNVDQMLKEHDRQIQEVVRRARLDKAKIRKDQPDGNQVSGNPVFATGRGVV; encoded by the exons ATGGGCTGCCTTTGTTTTAAGTCGTCTGCCATCGAAGATAGCAGAGAAAGTCCAAGAGACAGGTTGTCGAGTAAATCGTCGACCGATTTGTTGCGTGTGCCACGGGCGGCTTCTTCAAGGAGAGAGGAAATATTCCGTGCGAAAGATAGACCGGatgggagagatgggagagttGTGTTGGTTGAGAAGCAAGGGAATGGGTCGATTCGGTTGCACAGTGAGAATttcgagaggaagagagagaagactgAATATGGGGTCACTCAACATCCTACAATGGGCAGCATTCCGAAGGCTACAGAAGGTGAGCAGGTTGCTGCTGGTTGGCCGGCCTGGCTTGCGGCAGTTGCTGGAGAAGCTATCAAGGGATGGGTACCACGCCGTGCAGATTCTTTTGAGAAACTGGATAAA ATTGGTCAAGGAACTTACAGTAATGTATACCGGGCTCGGGATCTTGATCAGGGAAAGATTGTTGCTTTGAAGAAAGTACGATTTGATAACCTGGAGCCCGAAAGTGTTCGGTTTATGGCAAGGGAAATTCATATTCTGCGTAGGCTTGATCATCCAAATATTATTAAGCTGGAAGGATTGGTTACTTCACGGATGTCTTGCAGCTTGTACCTTGTTTTTGAATATATGGAGCATGATCTTGCTGGTCTTGCTTCATACCCAGGGCTTAAGTTCACAGAACAACAG GTTAAATGTTACATGCAGCAACTTCTACGTGGACTTGATCATTGTCACAGTCGTGGTATTCTACATCGTGACATAAAGGGTTCAAATCTCCTAATTGACAATGCCGGCATCTTGAAGATTGCGGACTTTGGCTTGGCAAGTTTCTTTGATCCTCATCAAACTCAGCCATTAACAAGCCGTGTTATTACGCTTTGGTATCGACCGCCAGAACTTTTACTTGGTGCTAGTCACTATGGAGTTGCTGTAGATTTGTGGAGTACTGGATGCATACTTGCAGAATTATATGCTGGAAAGCCCATCATGCCTGGAAGAACTGAG GTGGAGCAGCTGCATAAAATTTTCAAGCTTTGTGGTTCTCCGTCTGAGGAGTATTGGAGAAAATCAAAACTACCACATGCAACCATTTTCAAACCCCAACAACCATATAGAAGATGTGTTGCAGAATTGTTCAAGGATTTCCCTGCACCAGCATTAGGGCTTATGGAAACTTTGCTTTCTATAGATCCTGTAGATCGTGGAACTGCAGCTTCTGCTCTGAAGAGTGAG TTTTTTACTATGAAACCTCTTGCTTGTGATCCATCAAGCTTACCCAAGTATCCTCCAAGCAAGGAGTTTGATGCAAAAATAAGGGATGAAGAAGCTAGAAG ACAAGGAGTGGTAGGAAGCAAGGCCCAGAGGTCTGACCTAGAAAGGAAAGGACCGAGAGAATCTAGGGCAGTTCCAGCACCTGATGCCAATGCAGAATTGGTCTTGTCAATGCAG AAGAGACAAGGTCAGCCCAATTCAAAGAGTCGAAGTGAGAAGTTCAACCCGCATCAGGAGGAAGTTGCTTCTGGCTTTCCAATTGAACCACCTAGACAATCACAAGCAGAAGAAGCAATTAAAGATCCCCAGGGAAATTTGCACAAAAGAGCTTCACATTCAGGGCCGCTGGTTCACCGGTCTGCATGGGCTAAAGCTGGGAGAAACCTGGATGATGCTCCGAAGGTTTCAACTGGGTCTGACTTATCAGCTTTGTCTAGTTTAGTAGCGGCTAGGAATTTGTTTCCACCTGATCGAAAAGATAAGTCTGGTCCATCACAACCAGATGTAGCAAGCCTAATGGGAAGGCTTCCTGGATCATTGAATGATCCAAAGGAATCCAACAGAAGGCAGGATAGAAAGCATCATGCTCAGGTTCTTGTGGGTTCTtatcaggaagaagaagaaaaaaccagcAACAAGGGCCCGATTCTG GGTTATGGGTCAAGGGGCAACAAGAGTCACTACTCTGGCCCACTATTGGTTCCTTCAGGCAATGTGGATCAGATGCTGAAGGAACATGATCGCCAGATCCAAGAAGTAGTTCGTCGAGCACGGCTTGACAAGGCAAAAATTAGGAAAGATCAGCCTGATGGAAACCAGGTATCAGGTAATCCAGTGTTTGCAACTGGTCGTGGAGTTGTGTAA
- the LOC122639688 gene encoding L-type lectin-domain containing receptor kinase VII.1-like isoform X1 — protein sequence MAIWFHLLHGLVVTLFITSVSAVEFIFNGFNSSDLLIYGNATLESHILTLTKDTNLSIGRALYPSKIPTRTYPNSSLLRPFFTSFIFSIAPVPNFQPGHGFVFIFSPRTGIDGVSSSQHLGLFNWTNDGDANNHVLGIEFDVFQNQEFSDIDNNHVGVDLNSLRSSTAQTAGYWEDIHGTSSFKGLTLNNGVNYQVWIDYSDSQLNVTMARAGTKRPRKPLISTPLNLSDVLLDEMYVGFTAATGVLVESHRILAWSFSNSNFSIGDALNTRNLPSFVPPKSCIFRSKWFIAAITVVSIAVLASIAGIALFLVRRNRKKQRDREAMEDWELEYWPHRISHQEIYTATKGFSDENLIGIGGNGKVYKGVLSGGTEVAVKRISHETEHGVREFLAEVSSLGRLKHRNLVGLRGWCKKDKCSLILIYDYMENGSLDKWVFECDENLMLGWDDRLRVLKDVASGVLYLHEGWEARVLHRDIKASNVLLDRDMNGKIGDFGLARMHSHGEAANTTRVVGTVGYLAPEVVRTGKASAETDVFGFGILILEVMCGRRPVEEGKPVLVDWLWELLERGELLCAVDERLRAKGGLDDDLVEQVFHLGLLCAYPDPQARPTMRQVVKVLEGKSEVNLDLNSLEVEEREGPDVYMLEKMKSKSMSSKYRSHGSSLGRHPTFEEIRQLLSSSTASLSDSDVIVEGR from the coding sequence ATGGCGATTTGGTTTCACCTCCTACATGGGTTAGTAGTAACCCTTTTCATCACATCGGTGTCCGCCGTCGAATTCATCTTTAACGGCTTCAATTCTTCGGATCTGTTAATTTACGGCAACGCAACCCTAGAATCTCACATCCTTACTCTCACCAAAGACACCAATCTCTCCATTGGCAGAGCTCTCTACCCTTCCAAGATCCCCACCAGAACATACCCCAACTCCTCTCTCCTTCGTCCCTTTTTCACATCTTTTATCTTCTCCATCGCTCCAGTCCCCAACTTCCAACCTGGCCATGGCTTCGTCTTCATCTTCTCCCCACGCACAGGTATCGACGGTGTTAGCTCTTCTCAACATCTCGGCCTCTTTAACTGGACCAACGATGGCGATGCCAACAACCACGTTTTGGGAATCGAATTTGATGTCTTCCAGAACCAAGAGTTCAGTGATATCGACAACAACCATGTCGGCGTCGATCTCAACTCCCTCAGATCCTCCACCGCTCAAACCGCCGGTTACTGGGAAGACATCCATGGCACCTCCTCCTTCAAAGGTCTCACCTTGAACAATGGTGTAAATTATCAAGTCTGGATTGATTACTCCGATTCTCAGCTCAATGTCACCATGGCCCGCGCTGGAACAAAAAGGCCTCGAAAGCCTCTGATTTCTACTCCCCTCAATCTCTCCGATGTTCTTCTCGATGAAATGTATGTTGGGTTCACGGCAGCTACTGGAGTTCTAGTCGAATCACATAGAATTCTAGCGTGGAGCTTCAGTAATTCAAATTTCTCCATTGGCGATGCCTTGAACACTCGGAATTTGCCGTCTTTTGTTCCCCCGAAAAGCTGTATTTTTAGGTCCAAATGGTTCATCGCTGCGATTACCGTGGTGTCCATTGCTGTACTAGCTTCTATTGCAGGAATCGCTCTGTTTTTGGTTAGGAGGAATCGAAAGAAACAGAGGGACAGAGAAGCCATGGAAGATTGGGAATTGGAGTATTGGCCACACCGGATTAGTCACCAGGAGATCTACACTGCGACAAAGGGGTTCTCAGATGAGAATCTAATTGGGATCGGAGGGAACGGCAAGGTCTACAAAGGGGTTCTCTCAGGAGGAACAGAGGTCGCTGTGAAGCGAATTTCCCATGAAACAGAACACGGAGTTAGAGAGTTTTTAGCAGAGGTTTCAAGCTTGGGGCGATTGAAGCACAGGAATCTGGTTGGATTGCGAGGTTGGTGCAAGAAAGATAAGTGTAGCTTAATCCTCATCTACGATTACATGGAAAATGGAAGCTTAGACAAATGGGTTTTCGAATGTGATGAGAATTTGATGTTGGGTTGGGATGATAGATTAAGAGTTCTGAAAGATGTAGCTTCAGGTGTGTTATACCTACACGAAGGTTGGGAAGCTAGAGTTCTTCACAGAGACATTAAAGCAAGCAATGTATTGCTAGACAGAGACATGAATGGAAAGATAGGTGATTTCGGTCTTGCTCGAATGCACAGCCATGGCGAAGCTGCGAACACTACTCGTGTTGTTGGCACTGTGGGTTACTTGGCACCTGAAGTGGTTCGCACAGGCAAAGCTTCTGCAGAGACAGATGTgtttggttttggaattttgATTCTGGAAGTGATGTGCGGTAGAAGACCTGTAGAGGAAGGGAAGCCAGTTTTGGTAGATTGGTTGTGGGAGTTGCTTGAGCGTGGAGAGCTCTTGTGTGCGGTGGATGAGCGGTTAAGGGCTAAGGGTGGGCTTGATGATGATTTGGTAGAGCAAGTGTTTCATTTGGGCTTGCTTTGTGCTTACCCTGATCCACAAGCCCGGCCCACTATGAGACAAGTAGTGAAGGTGTTGGAGGGAAAGAGTGAGGTGAATCTTGATCTTAATTCTCTTGAAGTTGAAGAAAGGGAAGGACCTGATGTGTATATGCTTGAGAAGATGAAGTCTAAATCCATGTCTTCTAAGTATAGGAGTCATGGTTCTAGCCTTGGGAGACACCCTACCTTTGAAGAGATTCGACAATTGCTCTCGTCGTCGACGGCATCTCTTTCTGACTCCGATGTGATTGTGGAAGGTAGATGA
- the LOC122639688 gene encoding L-type lectin-domain containing receptor kinase VII.1-like isoform X2 — protein sequence MAMPTTTFWESNLMSSRTKSSVISTTTMSASISTPSDPPPLKPPVTGMNNGVNYQVWIDYSDSQLNVTMARAGTKRPRKPLISTPLNLSDVLLDEMYVGFTAATGVLVESHRILAWSFSNSNFSIGDALNTRNLPSFVPPKSCIFRSKWFIAAITVVSIAVLASIAGIALFLVRRNRKKQRDREAMEDWELEYWPHRISHQEIYTATKGFSDENLIGIGGNGKVYKGVLSGGTEVAVKRISHETEHGVREFLAEVSSLGRLKHRNLVGLRGWCKKDKCSLILIYDYMENGSLDKWVFECDENLMLGWDDRLRVLKDVASGVLYLHEGWEARVLHRDIKASNVLLDRDMNGKIGDFGLARMHSHGEAANTTRVVGTVGYLAPEVVRTGKASAETDVFGFGILILEVMCGRRPVEEGKPVLVDWLWELLERGELLCAVDERLRAKGGLDDDLVEQVFHLGLLCAYPDPQARPTMRQVVKVLEGKSEVNLDLNSLEVEEREGPDVYMLEKMKSKSMSSKYRSHGSSLGRHPTFEEIRQLLSSSTASLSDSDVIVEGR from the exons ATGGCGATGCCAACAACCACGTTTTGGGAATCGAATTTGATGTCTTCCAGAACCAAGAGTTCAGTGATATCGACAACAACCATGTCGGCGTCGATCTCAACTCCCTCAGATCCTCCACCGCTCAAACCGCCGGTTACTGGGA TGAACAATGGTGTAAATTATCAAGTCTGGATTGATTACTCCGATTCTCAGCTCAATGTCACCATGGCCCGCGCTGGAACAAAAAGGCCTCGAAAGCCTCTGATTTCTACTCCCCTCAATCTCTCCGATGTTCTTCTCGATGAAATGTATGTTGGGTTCACGGCAGCTACTGGAGTTCTAGTCGAATCACATAGAATTCTAGCGTGGAGCTTCAGTAATTCAAATTTCTCCATTGGCGATGCCTTGAACACTCGGAATTTGCCGTCTTTTGTTCCCCCGAAAAGCTGTATTTTTAGGTCCAAATGGTTCATCGCTGCGATTACCGTGGTGTCCATTGCTGTACTAGCTTCTATTGCAGGAATCGCTCTGTTTTTGGTTAGGAGGAATCGAAAGAAACAGAGGGACAGAGAAGCCATGGAAGATTGGGAATTGGAGTATTGGCCACACCGGATTAGTCACCAGGAGATCTACACTGCGACAAAGGGGTTCTCAGATGAGAATCTAATTGGGATCGGAGGGAACGGCAAGGTCTACAAAGGGGTTCTCTCAGGAGGAACAGAGGTCGCTGTGAAGCGAATTTCCCATGAAACAGAACACGGAGTTAGAGAGTTTTTAGCAGAGGTTTCAAGCTTGGGGCGATTGAAGCACAGGAATCTGGTTGGATTGCGAGGTTGGTGCAAGAAAGATAAGTGTAGCTTAATCCTCATCTACGATTACATGGAAAATGGAAGCTTAGACAAATGGGTTTTCGAATGTGATGAGAATTTGATGTTGGGTTGGGATGATAGATTAAGAGTTCTGAAAGATGTAGCTTCAGGTGTGTTATACCTACACGAAGGTTGGGAAGCTAGAGTTCTTCACAGAGACATTAAAGCAAGCAATGTATTGCTAGACAGAGACATGAATGGAAAGATAGGTGATTTCGGTCTTGCTCGAATGCACAGCCATGGCGAAGCTGCGAACACTACTCGTGTTGTTGGCACTGTGGGTTACTTGGCACCTGAAGTGGTTCGCACAGGCAAAGCTTCTGCAGAGACAGATGTgtttggttttggaattttgATTCTGGAAGTGATGTGCGGTAGAAGACCTGTAGAGGAAGGGAAGCCAGTTTTGGTAGATTGGTTGTGGGAGTTGCTTGAGCGTGGAGAGCTCTTGTGTGCGGTGGATGAGCGGTTAAGGGCTAAGGGTGGGCTTGATGATGATTTGGTAGAGCAAGTGTTTCATTTGGGCTTGCTTTGTGCTTACCCTGATCCACAAGCCCGGCCCACTATGAGACAAGTAGTGAAGGTGTTGGAGGGAAAGAGTGAGGTGAATCTTGATCTTAATTCTCTTGAAGTTGAAGAAAGGGAAGGACCTGATGTGTATATGCTTGAGAAGATGAAGTCTAAATCCATGTCTTCTAAGTATAGGAGTCATGGTTCTAGCCTTGGGAGACACCCTACCTTTGAAGAGATTCGACAATTGCTCTCGTCGTCGACGGCATCTCTTTCTGACTCCGATGTGATTGTGGAAGGTAGATGA